The Burkholderia mayonis genome window below encodes:
- a CDS encoding alpha/beta fold hydrolase, producing MHSTQSVSDFLTIRGVKLHVRRWGRPDAPTLYMLHGWMDVAASFQFVVDALAGDWQVIAPDARGFGLSDWPVAAHGGGHYWFHEYLADLDALIDHYTPDGEVNLIGHSMGANVVCLYAGARPQRVRRVVDLEGFGLAPARAEQAPRRLAQWLDELRTPPTLKRYASLEDVAARLSKTNPRLDARRAAFLAAHWSTRDADGQYRLLADPAHKLRGPLLYRLDEVTAIWSKVCAKVLHVEAVDSPTLAFLAGEIPIPEFKARFAAFADWREKLVEDAGHMVHHDQPEQIAALIEAFCA from the coding sequence ATGCACTCCACTCAATCTGTCTCCGATTTCCTCACGATCCGCGGCGTGAAGCTGCACGTGCGCCGCTGGGGGCGGCCCGACGCGCCGACGCTCTATATGCTGCACGGCTGGATGGACGTCGCGGCGTCGTTCCAGTTCGTTGTCGACGCGCTCGCGGGCGACTGGCAGGTGATCGCACCCGACGCGCGCGGATTCGGGCTGTCCGACTGGCCGGTCGCCGCGCACGGCGGCGGCCATTACTGGTTCCACGAGTACCTCGCGGATCTCGACGCGCTGATCGACCACTACACGCCCGACGGCGAAGTGAACCTGATCGGCCACAGCATGGGCGCGAACGTCGTGTGCCTGTACGCGGGCGCGCGGCCGCAGCGGGTGCGGCGGGTCGTCGACCTGGAGGGCTTCGGGCTTGCGCCCGCGCGCGCCGAGCAGGCGCCGCGGCGCCTCGCGCAGTGGCTCGACGAGCTGCGCACGCCGCCGACGCTCAAGCGCTACGCATCGCTCGAAGACGTCGCCGCGCGCCTCAGCAAGACGAATCCGCGCCTCGACGCCCGCCGCGCGGCATTTCTCGCCGCGCACTGGTCGACGCGCGATGCGGACGGCCAGTACCGGCTCCTCGCCGATCCCGCGCACAAGCTGCGCGGCCCGCTGTTGTACCGGCTCGACGAGGTGACGGCGATCTGGTCGAAGGTGTGCGCGAAGGTGCTGCACGTGGAGGCCGTCGATTCGCCGACGCTCGCGTTCCTCGCGGGCGAGATCCCGATTCCCGAATTCAAGGCGCGCTTTGCGGCGTTCGCGGATTGGCGCGAGAAGCTCGTCGAGGATGCGGGGCACATGGTCCATCACGACCAGCCGGAGCAGATCGCCGCGCTGATCGAAGCGTTCTGCGCGTGA
- the kdsA gene encoding 3-deoxy-8-phosphooctulonate synthase, with amino-acid sequence MNLAGFEVGLDQPFFLIAGTCVVESEQMTIDTAGRLKEICAKLGVPFIYKSSYDKANRSSGKSFRGLGMDEGLRILAEVKRQLNVPVLTDVHEIDEIAPVAAVVDVLQTPAFLCRQTDFIRACAQSGKPVNIKKGQFLAPHDMKNVIDKARDAARDAGLSEDRFLACERGVSFGYNNLVSDMRSLAIMRETGAPVVFDATHSVQLPGGQGTSSGGQREFVPVLARAAVATGVAGLFMETHPNPAEARSDGPNAVPLGKMAALLETLATLDRAVKCAPFLENDFN; translated from the coding sequence ATGAATCTCGCCGGATTCGAAGTCGGGCTCGACCAGCCGTTCTTCCTGATCGCGGGCACCTGCGTCGTCGAATCGGAGCAGATGACGATCGACACGGCGGGCCGGCTGAAGGAGATCTGCGCGAAGCTCGGCGTGCCGTTCATCTACAAGTCGTCGTACGACAAGGCCAATCGCAGCTCGGGCAAGTCGTTTCGCGGGCTCGGGATGGACGAGGGCCTGCGGATCCTCGCCGAGGTGAAGCGCCAGCTGAACGTGCCGGTGCTGACCGACGTGCACGAGATCGACGAGATCGCGCCTGTCGCGGCCGTCGTCGACGTGCTGCAGACGCCCGCGTTTCTGTGCCGTCAGACCGACTTCATCCGCGCGTGCGCGCAGTCGGGCAAGCCCGTCAACATCAAGAAGGGCCAGTTCCTCGCGCCGCACGACATGAAGAACGTGATCGACAAGGCGCGCGACGCCGCGCGCGACGCGGGGCTGTCGGAAGACCGCTTCCTCGCATGCGAGCGCGGCGTGTCGTTCGGCTACAACAACCTCGTGTCGGACATGCGCTCGCTCGCGATCATGCGCGAGACGGGCGCGCCCGTCGTGTTCGACGCAACCCATTCGGTGCAGTTGCCGGGCGGGCAGGGCACGAGCTCGGGCGGCCAGCGCGAATTCGTGCCGGTGCTCGCACGCGCGGCGGTGGCGACGGGCGTCGCGGGGCTCTTCATGGAGACCCACCCGAACCCGGCCGAGGCCCGGTCGGACGGACCGAACGCGGTGCCGCTCGGCAAGATGGCCGCGTTGCTGGAGACGCTCGCCACGCTCGATCGGGCGGTGAAGTGCGCGCCGTTCCTGGAAAACGATTTCAATTGA
- a CDS encoding L-threonylcarbamoyladenylate synthase: MSQFFRIHPDNPQPRLVKQAAEIVRSGGVIALPTDSSYALACHLDDKDAVERVRRIRGLDEKQHLSLLVRDLSELATFAMVDNRQYRLIKSVTPGPYVFILQATKEVPRRLSHPSRKTIGLRVPAHAITLALLEALGQPLLGTTLILPPDVEPLNDPDEIRARLEKQVDLVVDGGACPREPSTVIDLTGDEPQLVRAGRGRLDPFGLAA; this comes from the coding sequence ATGTCCCAATTCTTCAGGATTCATCCGGATAATCCGCAGCCGCGCCTCGTCAAGCAGGCGGCCGAAATCGTGCGTAGCGGCGGCGTGATCGCGCTGCCGACCGATTCGAGCTACGCGCTCGCATGCCATCTCGACGACAAGGACGCGGTCGAGCGCGTGCGTCGCATCCGCGGGCTCGACGAGAAGCAGCACCTGTCGCTGCTCGTGCGCGATCTGTCCGAACTCGCGACGTTCGCGATGGTCGACAATCGACAATATCGGCTCATCAAATCGGTGACGCCGGGGCCGTACGTGTTCATCCTGCAGGCGACGAAGGAGGTGCCGCGGCGGCTGTCGCACCCGTCGCGCAAGACGATCGGGCTGCGCGTGCCCGCGCACGCGATCACGCTCGCGTTGCTCGAGGCGCTCGGCCAGCCGCTCCTTGGCACGACGCTGATCCTGCCGCCCGACGTCGAGCCGCTCAACGACCCGGACGAAATCCGTGCGCGTCTCGAAAAGCAGGTCGATCTCGTGGTCGACGGCGGCGCGTGCCCGCGCGAGCCGTCGACCGTGATCGACTTGACGGGCGACGAGCCGCAGCTCGTGCGGGCGGGGCGCGGTCGGCTCGATCCGTTCGGTCTCGCCGCGTGA
- a CDS encoding site-2 protease family protein codes for MNASSLIQTIAVYALPVVFAITLHEAAHGYVARLLGDNTAYMMGRVSFNPMRHIDPFGTIVIPLVLYFLTSGAFLFGYAKPVPVTFRNLRDPRWGSLWVALAGPGCNFVQALLWGFVSIGLAALAVDEPFFTRMAGAGVGVNLVLAVLNLFPLPPLDGGRVLAALLPPKQSIALSRIEPYGFFIVLALVATGLLTKFWLRPLVGAGYAVVTAILTPFASLF; via the coding sequence ATGAATGCTTCTTCCCTGATACAGACGATTGCCGTCTATGCGCTTCCCGTGGTCTTCGCGATCACGCTGCACGAGGCTGCCCACGGCTACGTCGCTCGCCTGCTCGGCGACAACACCGCGTACATGATGGGCCGCGTGTCGTTCAACCCGATGCGCCACATCGATCCATTCGGCACGATCGTGATTCCACTCGTGCTGTACTTCCTGACGAGCGGCGCGTTCCTGTTCGGCTATGCGAAGCCCGTGCCCGTCACGTTCCGCAATCTGCGCGATCCGCGCTGGGGCAGCCTGTGGGTCGCGCTCGCGGGGCCGGGCTGCAACTTCGTCCAGGCACTTCTGTGGGGGTTCGTGAGCATCGGCCTCGCCGCGCTCGCGGTCGACGAGCCGTTCTTCACGCGGATGGCGGGCGCGGGCGTCGGCGTGAATCTCGTGCTCGCGGTGCTGAACCTCTTTCCGCTGCCGCCGCTCGACGGCGGGCGCGTGCTCGCGGCGCTGCTGCCGCCGAAGCAATCGATCGCGCTGTCGCGGATCGAGCCGTACGGCTTCTTCATCGTGCTCGCGCTCGTCGCAACGGGGCTTTTGACGAAATTCTGGCTGCGGCCGCTGGTGGGCGCCGGCTACGCCGTCGTGACGGCCATCCTGACTCCTTTCGCCTCGCTTTTCTAA
- the eno gene encoding phosphopyruvate hydratase, with product MSAIVDIIGREILDSRGNPTVECDVLLESGTMGRAAVPSGASTGSREAIELRDGEAGRYNGKGVLKAVEHINTEISEAIMGLDASEQAFLDKTLLELDGTDNKSRLGANAMLAVSMAVAKAAAEEAGLPLYRYFGGSGAMQLPVPMMNIVNGGAHANNSLDIQEFMIVPVSQPTFREALRCGAEVFHALKKILSDRGMSTAVGDEGGFAPNFGSNDECLSTILQAIEKAGYRAGEDVLLALDCAASEFYHDGKYQLAGEGLQLSSAEFTDYLATLADKFPIVSIEDGMHESDWEGWKLLTERLGKKVQLVGDDLFVTNTRILKEGIEKGVANSILIKINQIGTLTETFAAIEMAKRAGYTAVISHRSGETEDSTIADIAVGLNAGQIKTGSLSRSDRISKYNQLLRIEEDLGDIASYPGKSAFYNLR from the coding sequence ATGAGTGCAATCGTAGATATCATCGGCCGCGAAATTCTGGATTCGCGCGGCAACCCCACCGTCGAGTGCGACGTGCTGCTCGAGTCGGGCACGATGGGCCGCGCGGCGGTGCCGTCGGGCGCGTCGACCGGCTCGCGCGAGGCGATCGAGCTGCGTGACGGCGAAGCCGGCCGCTACAACGGCAAGGGCGTGCTGAAGGCGGTCGAGCACATCAACACCGAGATCTCCGAAGCGATCATGGGCCTCGACGCGTCCGAGCAGGCGTTTCTCGACAAGACGCTGCTCGAACTCGACGGCACCGACAACAAGTCGCGCCTCGGCGCGAACGCGATGCTCGCCGTGTCGATGGCGGTCGCGAAGGCCGCGGCTGAAGAAGCCGGCCTGCCGCTGTACCGCTACTTCGGCGGCTCGGGCGCGATGCAACTGCCGGTGCCGATGATGAACATCGTGAACGGCGGCGCGCACGCGAACAACAGCCTGGACATCCAGGAATTCATGATCGTGCCGGTGAGCCAGCCGACGTTCCGCGAAGCGCTGCGCTGCGGCGCGGAAGTGTTCCACGCGCTGAAGAAGATCCTGTCGGACCGCGGCATGAGCACGGCGGTCGGCGACGAAGGCGGCTTCGCGCCGAACTTCGGCAGCAACGACGAATGCCTGTCGACGATCCTGCAGGCGATCGAGAAGGCCGGCTACCGCGCGGGTGAAGACGTGCTGCTCGCGCTCGACTGCGCGGCGTCGGAGTTCTACCACGACGGCAAGTACCAGCTCGCGGGCGAAGGCCTGCAGCTGTCGTCGGCCGAGTTCACTGACTATCTCGCGACGCTTGCGGACAAGTTCCCGATCGTGTCGATCGAGGACGGCATGCACGAAAGCGACTGGGAAGGCTGGAAACTGCTGACCGAGCGCCTCGGCAAGAAGGTTCAGCTCGTCGGCGACGACCTGTTCGTCACGAACACGCGCATCCTGAAGGAAGGCATCGAGAAGGGCGTCGCGAACTCGATCCTCATCAAGATCAACCAGATCGGTACGTTGACCGAAACGTTCGCGGCGATCGAGATGGCGAAGCGTGCCGGCTACACGGCCGTGATTTCGCACCGCTCGGGCGAAACGGAAGACTCGACGATTGCCGACATCGCCGTCGGCCTGAACGCCGGCCAGATCAAGACGGGCTCGCTGTCGCGCAGCGACCGCATCTCGAAGTACAACCAGCTGCTGCGCATCGAGGAAGATCTCGGCGACATCGCGAGCTACCCGGGCAAGTCGGCGTTCTATAACCTGCGCTGA
- the hslO gene encoding Hsp33 family molecular chaperone HslO, with protein MSDQLQKFMFNAAPVRGEIVSLRNTWQEVLTRRDYPTPVRNVLGEMMAACALLSANLKFDGTLIMQIFGDGPMKMLVVQCSSDLAMRATAKFSGDAAQTLGEDASFADLINASGHGRCVITLDPTDKRPGQQPYQGIVPLNGENGPLASIADVLEHYMRHSEQLDTRLWLAADHNRAVGVLLQKLPGDGGIVPRVEETDTDTWERVCTLGGTLSSKELLEVEPETVFRRLFWQENVQHFEPTSTRFHCTCSREKVGGMLRMLGQVEIDGVIEERGHVEIHCEFCNQRYEFDPVDVAQLFSTPELGASVAPAAERRH; from the coding sequence GTGAGCGACCAGTTACAGAAATTCATGTTCAACGCGGCTCCGGTGCGTGGCGAGATCGTCTCGCTGCGCAACACGTGGCAAGAGGTGCTCACGCGCCGCGACTATCCAACGCCCGTGCGCAACGTGCTCGGCGAGATGATGGCGGCCTGCGCGCTGCTGTCGGCGAACCTGAAGTTCGACGGCACGCTCATCATGCAGATCTTCGGCGACGGCCCGATGAAGATGCTCGTCGTCCAGTGCAGTTCGGACCTCGCGATGCGCGCGACCGCGAAGTTCTCGGGCGACGCCGCGCAAACGCTCGGCGAGGACGCTTCGTTCGCCGACCTGATCAACGCGAGCGGCCACGGCCGCTGCGTGATCACGCTCGATCCGACCGACAAGCGGCCCGGCCAGCAACCGTATCAGGGAATCGTGCCGCTGAACGGCGAGAACGGCCCGCTCGCGTCGATTGCCGACGTGCTCGAGCATTACATGCGGCACTCCGAGCAGCTCGACACGCGCCTCTGGCTCGCGGCCGATCACAATCGCGCGGTCGGCGTGCTGCTGCAGAAACTGCCGGGCGACGGCGGCATCGTCCCGCGCGTCGAGGAAACCGACACGGACACGTGGGAGCGCGTCTGCACGCTCGGCGGCACGCTCTCGTCGAAAGAACTGCTCGAAGTGGAACCCGAGACCGTGTTCCGGCGTCTGTTCTGGCAGGAGAATGTGCAGCACTTCGAACCAACGAGCACGCGCTTCCATTGCACGTGCTCGCGCGAGAAAGTCGGCGGGATGCTGCGCATGCTCGGACAGGTCGAGATCGACGGCGTGATCGAGGAGCGCGGCCACGTCGAGATCCACTGCGAATTCTGCAATCAGCGCTACGAATTCGATCCGGTCGATGTCGCCCAGTTGTTCTCGACGCCGGAACTCGGCGCGAGCGTAGCGCCCGCCGCCGAGCGACGGCACTGA
- a CDS encoding class I SAM-dependent methyltransferase encodes MTIAVDGPPHAGSHGATTEPSAWVRKWSHLVPAGGAVLDVAAGHGRHARWFAESGHPVRALERDPAGLASLGALPGVAAQAADLEGAPWPLADDARFAAVVVTHYLHRPLLPRLVAAVAPGGVLLYETFAQGNQTVGKPSNLAFLLAPGELLDAVRGQLRVVAFEDGFLAAPRDAFVQRICAVRERAAPEAGAGFPRYGLAG; translated from the coding sequence CTGACGATTGCAGTCGACGGCCCGCCGCACGCGGGCTCGCACGGCGCGACGACCGAGCCGTCGGCGTGGGTGCGCAAGTGGTCGCATCTGGTGCCGGCGGGCGGTGCGGTGCTCGACGTCGCCGCGGGCCACGGCCGGCACGCGCGCTGGTTCGCCGAGAGCGGCCATCCGGTGCGCGCGCTCGAGCGCGACCCGGCTGGGCTCGCGTCGCTCGGCGCGCTGCCGGGCGTCGCTGCGCAGGCGGCCGATCTCGAAGGCGCGCCGTGGCCGCTCGCCGACGACGCGCGCTTCGCCGCGGTCGTCGTGACACATTATCTGCATCGTCCGCTGCTGCCGCGTCTCGTTGCCGCAGTCGCGCCGGGCGGCGTGCTGCTGTACGAGACGTTCGCGCAAGGCAACCAAACGGTCGGCAAGCCGTCCAACCTCGCGTTCCTGCTCGCGCCGGGCGAGTTGCTCGATGCGGTGCGCGGGCAGTTGCGCGTCGTCGCGTTCGAGGACGGATTCCTGGCCGCGCCGCGCGACGCATTCGTCCAACGAATCTGCGCGGTGCGTGAGCGCGCCGCGCCGGAAGCAGGGGCGGGATTTCCGCGTTACGGACTGGCAGGCTAA
- a CDS encoding 3',5'-nucleoside bisphosphate phosphatase, translating into MNADLHCHSNVSDGQLSPADVARRAHAGGVMLWALTDHDEVSGQRAAREAAEALGMRYLHGVEISVTWASRTVHIVGLHIDPENRVLADGLYRTRNGRTARAVAIGDALASVGIEGAYEGALEYVSNPDLISRTHFARFLVDKGYAASTADVFDRYLGDGKPGYVAHRWAKLSDAVAWIRQSGGEAVVAHPGRYAYTPVEFDAFFGEFIDLGGVAIEVVTGSHTPDQYREYADVARRFGFEASCGSDFHAPGEGRTELGSLPPLPSDLKPVWERWL; encoded by the coding sequence ATGAACGCCGATCTCCACTGCCATTCGAACGTCTCCGACGGTCAGCTTTCTCCTGCCGACGTCGCGCGTCGCGCGCACGCGGGCGGCGTCATGCTGTGGGCGCTGACCGATCACGACGAGGTCAGCGGTCAGCGCGCCGCGCGTGAAGCTGCCGAGGCGCTCGGCATGCGCTATCTGCACGGCGTCGAGATTTCGGTGACATGGGCGTCGCGCACCGTACACATCGTCGGTCTGCACATCGACCCGGAGAACCGCGTGCTCGCCGATGGCCTCTACCGGACGCGCAACGGCCGCACTGCGCGCGCGGTCGCGATCGGCGACGCGCTCGCCTCGGTCGGCATCGAAGGGGCTTACGAAGGCGCGCTCGAATACGTGTCGAATCCCGACCTGATCTCGCGCACGCACTTCGCGCGCTTTCTCGTCGACAAGGGTTATGCGGCGTCGACGGCCGACGTGTTCGACCGCTACCTCGGCGACGGCAAGCCGGGCTACGTCGCGCACCGCTGGGCCAAGCTGTCCGACGCGGTCGCGTGGATCCGGCAGTCGGGCGGCGAGGCGGTCGTCGCGCATCCGGGCCGCTATGCGTACACGCCCGTCGAATTCGACGCGTTCTTCGGCGAGTTCATCGATCTGGGCGGCGTCGCGATCGAAGTCGTGACGGGCAGCCACACGCCCGACCAGTACCGCGAATACGCGGACGTCGCGCGGCGCTTCGGCTTCGAGGCGTCGTGCGGCTCCGATTTCCACGCGCCGGGCGAAGGGCGCACCGAACTCGGCAGCCTGCCGCCGCTGCCGTCCGATCTCAAACCCGTCTGGGAACGCTGGCTGTAG
- a CDS encoding tryptophan--tRNA ligase — translation MFPDRIFSGMRPTGSLHLGHYHGVLKNWVKLQSEYPCFFCVVDWHALTTHYETPEVIEKNVWDVLIDWLASGIDPAQATLFIQSKVPEHAELALLLGMSTPLGWLERVPTYKEQIEKLKDKDLSTYGFLGYPVLMAADILLYRGSLVPVGEDQVPHVEMTREIARRFNYLYGREPGFEEKALEAAKKLGGKRAKLYRELRNAYQQEGDDEALEQARAMLQESQSLSMSDRERLFGYLEGARKIILVEPQALLTEASRMPGLDGQKMSKSYGNTIGLREDAETISKKVRTMPTDPARVRRSDPGDPDKCPVWQLHQVYTDEATHEWVQQGCRSAGIGCLDCKQPVIEGILREQQPMLERAQKYMDDPSLLRAIVADGCDKARKHATETMRDVREAMGLSYS, via the coding sequence ATGTTCCCAGACCGTATCTTTTCCGGCATGCGACCCACGGGGTCGCTCCACCTCGGCCACTATCACGGCGTGCTGAAGAACTGGGTCAAGCTGCAGTCCGAGTACCCGTGCTTCTTCTGCGTCGTCGACTGGCACGCGCTGACGACGCACTACGAAACGCCCGAGGTAATCGAGAAGAACGTGTGGGACGTGCTGATCGACTGGCTCGCGTCGGGCATCGACCCGGCGCAGGCGACGCTCTTCATCCAGAGCAAGGTGCCCGAGCACGCCGAGCTCGCGTTGCTGCTCGGCATGAGCACACCGCTCGGCTGGCTCGAGCGCGTGCCGACCTACAAGGAGCAGATCGAGAAGCTGAAGGACAAGGATCTGTCGACGTACGGCTTCCTCGGCTACCCGGTGCTGATGGCGGCCGACATCCTGCTGTACCGCGGTTCGCTCGTGCCGGTCGGCGAGGACCAGGTGCCGCACGTCGAGATGACGCGCGAGATCGCGCGCCGTTTCAACTACCTGTACGGCCGCGAGCCGGGCTTCGAGGAGAAGGCGCTCGAAGCGGCGAAGAAGCTGGGCGGCAAGCGCGCGAAGCTCTATCGCGAGCTGCGCAACGCGTATCAGCAGGAGGGCGACGACGAGGCGCTCGAACAGGCGCGCGCGATGTTGCAGGAGTCGCAGAGCCTGTCGATGAGCGACCGCGAGCGGCTGTTCGGATATCTCGAAGGCGCGCGCAAGATCATCCTCGTCGAGCCGCAGGCGCTTCTGACCGAGGCGTCGCGCATGCCCGGCCTCGACGGCCAGAAAATGTCGAAGTCGTACGGCAACACGATCGGCCTGCGCGAGGACGCCGAGACGATCTCGAAGAAGGTCCGCACGATGCCGACCGATCCCGCGCGCGTGCGCCGCAGCGATCCGGGCGATCCGGACAAGTGCCCGGTATGGCAGCTTCACCAGGTCTACACGGACGAGGCGACCCACGAGTGGGTGCAGCAGGGCTGCCGTTCGGCGGGCATCGGCTGTCTCGACTGCAAGCAGCCGGTGATCGAGGGCATCCTGCGCGAGCAGCAGCCGATGCTCGAGCGCGCGCAGAAGTACATGGACGATCCGTCGTTGCTGCGCGCGATCGTCGCGGACGGTTGCGACAAGGCGCGCAAGCACGCGACCGAGACGATGCGCGACGTGCGCGAGGCGATGGGGCTGTCGTACAGTTGA
- the ftsB gene encoding cell division protein FtsB has protein sequence MRLVTVVLIALLVVIQYPLWWGHGGWLRVHELRQQLNDQLQKNADAKLRNERIAGEVQDLQSGTSAIEERARYEMGMVKDGEVFVQFVSPNSPAPAAQSNAQPAMSTRGEVSAAPVRVVPNPVSRAKPEKRHGGDKAHKPAHG, from the coding sequence ATGCGGCTCGTTACCGTCGTCCTGATCGCTTTGCTGGTCGTGATTCAGTACCCATTGTGGTGGGGGCATGGCGGCTGGCTGCGAGTGCACGAGCTTCGGCAGCAGTTGAACGACCAATTGCAGAAGAACGCCGACGCGAAGCTGCGCAACGAGCGGATCGCGGGCGAAGTGCAGGATCTGCAGAGCGGCACCTCGGCGATCGAGGAGCGTGCGCGCTACGAGATGGGCATGGTGAAGGACGGCGAAGTGTTCGTGCAGTTCGTGTCGCCGAATTCGCCGGCGCCTGCGGCGCAGAGCAATGCGCAGCCGGCGATGTCGACGCGCGGCGAGGTGTCGGCCGCGCCGGTGCGCGTCGTGCCGAATCCGGTGTCGCGCGCGAAGCCAGAAAAGCGGCACGGCGGCGACAAGGCGCACAAGCCGGCGCACGGCTGA
- a CDS encoding gamma carbonic anhydrase family protein — MTIYKLGDNAPSIHESVFVADSAAIVGKVVLEENASVWFGATIRGDNEPIMVGAGSNVQEGAVLHTDPGCPLSIAPNVTVGHQAMLHGCTIGEGSLIGIQAVILNRAVIGRNCLVGAGAVITEGKTFPDNSLILGAPAKVVRTLSDEDIARMHMNTKSYAMRRAYFKEQLVRIG, encoded by the coding sequence GTGACCATCTACAAGCTCGGCGACAACGCCCCGTCCATCCACGAAAGCGTGTTCGTCGCGGACAGCGCGGCGATCGTCGGCAAAGTCGTGCTCGAAGAGAACGCGAGCGTCTGGTTCGGCGCGACGATCCGCGGCGACAACGAGCCGATCATGGTCGGCGCGGGCAGCAACGTGCAGGAAGGCGCGGTGCTGCACACCGATCCGGGCTGTCCGCTCTCGATCGCGCCGAACGTGACGGTCGGCCATCAGGCGATGCTGCACGGCTGCACGATCGGCGAAGGCTCGCTGATCGGCATCCAGGCAGTGATCTTGAATCGCGCGGTGATCGGCCGCAACTGTCTCGTCGGCGCAGGCGCGGTGATCACCGAAGGCAAGACGTTCCCCGACAATTCGCTGATTCTCGGGGCGCCGGCGAAGGTCGTGCGAACGCTGTCCGACGAGGACATCGCGCGGATGCACATGAACACGAAGAGCTACGCAATGCGGCGCGCGTATTTCAAGGAGCAGCTCGTGCGGATCGGCTGA
- a CDS encoding ferritin-like domain-containing protein, translating into MSFVPISSLEPPRCARSDALAALCEPDPARKAVLVGELRAALLDGRATALPERELCAPEHGLPGRPARPELVEPRRLERRSMRSPEGRAVLLHALAHIEFNAINLALDAVWRFARMPAAFYADWLTVAAEEAHHYSLLAARLAEFGHAYGDFPAHDGLWEMCERTAADVLARMALVPRTLEARGLDASPPIRARLQQAGDHASAAILDVILRDEIGHVRIGNCWFRHLCDEAGLEPHATYERLAAQYHAPRLRGPFNFDARRAAGFNDDELNALVAQDVEPKA; encoded by the coding sequence ATGTCATTCGTCCCGATTTCGTCGTTGGAACCCCCGCGCTGCGCGCGCAGCGACGCGCTCGCAGCGCTTTGCGAGCCTGATCCTGCGCGCAAGGCCGTGCTCGTCGGCGAGCTGCGCGCCGCACTGCTCGACGGACGCGCGACGGCGCTGCCGGAGCGCGAGCTGTGCGCGCCCGAGCACGGCTTGCCCGGGCGGCCCGCGCGGCCGGAGCTCGTCGAGCCGCGCCGGCTCGAGCGGCGAAGCATGCGCTCGCCGGAAGGGCGCGCGGTGCTGCTGCACGCGCTCGCGCATATCGAGTTCAACGCGATCAATCTCGCGCTCGACGCAGTGTGGCGCTTTGCGCGGATGCCGGCTGCGTTCTATGCCGACTGGCTGACAGTCGCGGCGGAGGAGGCGCACCATTATTCGCTGCTTGCCGCGCGCCTCGCGGAGTTCGGGCACGCGTACGGCGATTTTCCCGCGCACGACGGCCTCTGGGAGATGTGCGAGCGGACGGCGGCCGATGTGCTCGCGCGGATGGCGCTCGTGCCGCGCACGCTCGAGGCGCGCGGGCTCGATGCGTCGCCACCGATCCGCGCGCGGCTTCAGCAGGCCGGTGATCACGCGTCGGCGGCGATTCTCGACGTGATCCTGCGCGACGAGATCGGTCATGTGCGGATCGGCAATTGCTGGTTTCGCCATCTGTGCGACGAGGCGGGGCTCGAGCCGCACGCGACCTACGAACGGCTCGCCGCGCAGTATCACGCGCCGCGGCTGCGCGGTCCGTTCAATTTCGATGCGCGCCGCGCGGCGGGTTTCAACGACGACGAATTGAACGCGCTCGTCGCGCAGGACGTCGAGCCGAAGGCTTGA